A region of the Nocardia nova SH22a genome:
GCGTCGGCCTGGACCGCCTGCACCTGAGCCTCGGCCACCGACGGATCGGCGAGTGTCGACAATTCCGCGACGGCCACCGACAGCGTGCCGCTGAGCTGATCGGCCAGCGTCCGGAACTGGGCGAGTAGCTCGTCGGCTCGCAAGCGCGCGGCCGTCACCGGACCCTGTTGTGTCACAGTGACGTTCGCTGCGGTTCCCTCGTCCTCCTGCTGTCGCCGCTGGCGTTCCTTCCACGCTCGCCACCGCGTGTGTTCGGGATGGTCGCAGTACTCCGAGGGCCGTCCGGGCGTTCCGCCGCGAGTGATGGTGCGCGTACAACCCGGGTAGTTGCAGATACTCGACACCCGGGAATCCTAACGCCGCTGGCGAATTCGCCTCGCCCGCCGAAGCGCGCTACCGGTCCGCTCCCGGACCCGCCGTCGTCGCCAGGTGGGCGTTGATGCGGTTGAGCAGACCGAACAGCTGCGCACGTTCGTCGTGATCGAGCGGCGTCATGAGGTATTCGTTGACGCCGTCGAGAACGCGGTCGAGTTCGGCGAGGCGCCGCTCACCGCTGCGGGTGATGGTGATGACGTTGCGTCGCTTGTCCGCGGGGTCGGGGGCACGGCGAACCCACCCGCCGCCTTCGAGGTCGTTGAGGACGGACACGAGGTCGCTCTTGTAGACGCTGGTCGTCTCCGACAGTGCCGCCTGGCTCGCCGGTCCGCGGTCGGCGAGCGCGGCCAGCACCACGAAGTGGTCCTTGCGGGCGCCCGCGGCCCGCAACGCTTCACGCGAGACTCGCGTCATCCGCGCGGCCGTCATCGAGGTGAGACGTGAGAGCTGTTTCCGCAGCCGCGCCGGGGTGTCCTCATCGTGGCCGAAGCACACTTCCTCGCCGGTCTCCATGTTCGGAGCCTACCGCACTTGCGTTAGTGTCACTAACGATCTACATTCGTTTATGCATCTAACGTTAGTGTTACTAACAGATAGTAGGAGATTCGCATGACCACCACCGATGCCCTGATCCGCGACCTCGCCGACCGTGCCGAACTGGCCGAGCTGGTCGCCCGCCACAGCCTGTGGGTCGACGAAGGTTTCGCCGACACCGACCGGCTCTTCACCGACGATGTCGTGGTCGGTTCCATCCACGGGGACGCCCGCGGCCGCGAGGCGCTCGCCGCACTCGCACGCAAAGCGCACGACGCATACGTCCGCACCTTGCACTGCAAGTCGAACATCGTCATCGAGATCGACGGCGACACCGCGACGGCACGGGCGCACGACATCGCCGTCTATGTCATCGACGACGAGACCGAAGCCGTCGCGACCGCGATCCTGCGCTACAACGCACGCCGCACCGCGGACGGCTGGCGTTTCGACCGGCTCGAGGTGTCGCCGGTCGCGCGGACCGAGCCGCTGGCTCGGGCCGTCCTGGGCTGATCGCCCGCGGCGACCAGCACCGCCCCTCACACTCCCCGCGGTCCAGGGCCCACGCGCTCCGGTCTTCGTTCGAGTGCCACCGGGGAAATCTGGTGAGCACGAAAGTTCCACCGCCCGAACGCGATCGGGTCGTCCCCGGGGCGAGCAGGTGCGCAGCTCACCGGCGCCACCCCGCCCAAGGCCAGCCCACTCCGGACGGCGACGCGATTTCGCAGCCTGCCCGGAACGAGAACGTGTTACATTTTCACCTCGCGAAGGGGCGCCGGACCTCGATCCGGACCGTGCCGGACAGGAGTCGGAATGAGCGGTGTGTCGGGAAAAGTGGCGCTGGTGACCGGCGCGTCGTCGGGACTCGGGGCTCAGGTCGCGCGACTGCTCGCGGAACGGGGCGCGTCGGTACTGGGCGTGGCGCGTGATGAGCAGCGATTGGCCGCCACCTTCGCCGACTCCCCCACCGGGCGCTACGTCGTGGCGGATCTGTCCACCGCCGATGCCTGCCGATCGGTGGTCGCGCAATGTGTCGAGATATTCGGGCGGCTCGACACATTGATCAATGTCGCGGGATTTCACCGCATGCGCCACACCACGGAGATGACCGACGCGGAGTGGGATCACGACCTCGCGGTCAATCTCCACGGACCGTTCCATCTGTGCCGTGCCGCGCTGCCTCATCTGCTCGATGTCGGCGGCAACATCGTGAATGTGGCCTCGATCGCCGGGGTCGAGGGCCAGGCGTATTCCGCCGGGTACTGCGCCGCCAAACACGGCCTCGTCGGCCTGACCCGCGCGCTGGCGGTCGAATTCACCGCCGATCGCCTCCGCGTGAACGCCGTGTGCCCGGGCGGCATGCTGACCCCGCAGATCACCGGATTCACCCTCCCCGACGGCGCGGATCCGAACCTGGTCATGCGGACCGCCTCGCCGCGCGGTATCAGCGATCCCGCCGACGTCGCGAAGGTGGTGACCTTCCTCGCCAGTGACGACGCCGTCGCGGTTCACGGCGCGGTGTACGCCGCCGACAACGGTAAGACCGCCGGATGACCGTCGAGTACGGGCCCATCACCCAGATCGCTTGGGTGAGTGCCGATATCGATGCGACCGAGCAGATGTTGAGCGGGCAGTTCGGCATCGGTGCGTGGACCCGGCTGCCCGACACCGTCTTCGGCCCGCAGATGTGCCGGTATCGCGGCGAGCCCGCCGATTTCACCGCGCACGTCTCACTGTCCTATTCGGCCAGCATGCAACTGGAGCTCATCCAGCCGGTGCGCGGACGCAGCATCTACACGGAATTCCTCGACCGCTGCGGACCCGGCCTGCACCACGTGTGCTTCGAACCAACGGACTTCGACGCGG
Encoded here:
- a CDS encoding MarR family winged helix-turn-helix transcriptional regulator, coding for METGEEVCFGHDEDTPARLRKQLSRLTSMTAARMTRVSREALRAAGARKDHFVVLAALADRGPASQAALSETTSVYKSDLVSVLNDLEGGGWVRRAPDPADKRRNVITITRSGERRLAELDRVLDGVNEYLMTPLDHDERAQLFGLLNRINAHLATTAGPGADR
- a CDS encoding nuclear transport factor 2 family protein encodes the protein MTTTDALIRDLADRAELAELVARHSLWVDEGFADTDRLFTDDVVVGSIHGDARGREALAALARKAHDAYVRTLHCKSNIVIEIDGDTATARAHDIAVYVIDDETEAVATAILRYNARRTADGWRFDRLEVSPVARTEPLARAVLG
- a CDS encoding SDR family NAD(P)-dependent oxidoreductase; translation: MSGVSGKVALVTGASSGLGAQVARLLAERGASVLGVARDEQRLAATFADSPTGRYVVADLSTADACRSVVAQCVEIFGRLDTLINVAGFHRMRHTTEMTDAEWDHDLAVNLHGPFHLCRAALPHLLDVGGNIVNVASIAGVEGQAYSAGYCAAKHGLVGLTRALAVEFTADRLRVNAVCPGGMLTPQITGFTLPDGADPNLVMRTASPRGISDPADVAKVVTFLASDDAVAVHGAVYAADNGKTAG
- a CDS encoding VOC family protein; translation: MTVEYGPITQIAWVSADIDATEQMLSGQFGIGAWTRLPDTVFGPQMCRYRGEPADFTAHVSLSYSASMQLELIQPVRGRSIYTEFLDRCGPGLHHVCFEPTDFDAAIAQATARGLPVIQDGDIGGMMRFAYIDGAPAGVPYVELAEIGPAMREFYRSIKDRAR